In Streptobacillus canis, the DNA window TGGAATCTAGCAGGAAAAGCCTCATTAGTATATGGTACACATACGCATATACAAACTGCTGATGAAAGAATACTTTTAAATAAAACGGGATATATTACTGATATCGGTATGACAGGTGGACATGATGGCATAATTGGAATGAATAGAAAAGAGATAATAAAAAAATTCAAAGATGGAATGCCTGCAAGATTTTCAGTATGTGAAGAAAATAAAAGGATAAATGGGATAGAGGTAGAAATAGACCCCAAAAATGGGAAAACATTAAATATTACAAGATTAAATTTATCTTACGAGGAAATATAGAGGTGAAATTATGATAATAGCTATAGATGGTCCGTCAGGAAGCGGCAAAAGTAGTGTTGCTAAGGAAATAGCAAAAAAATTAGATATTGCTCATTTAGATACGGGAGCAATGTATAGATTACTTGGATATAAATTAATAAAAGATAAAATTGATATGGCTAATGTAAAAGATGTATTAAAAGACCTGAATATTGACATTAAAGGGAATACTTTTTATTTAGACAATCAAGACGTTAGTAAAGAAATTAGAATGAATGAAGTATCTATGATGGCATCAGCTGTTTCAAAAATTAAAGAAGTAAGAGAATTTATGGTGAATATGCAAAGAGAGATATCTAAAAATAAATCTGTAATTTTAGATGGAAGAGATATTGGGACAGTTGTATTTCCAAATGCTGATCTTAAAATATATCTAAATGCTTCAGCTGAAGTAAGAGCTAATAGAAGATTCTTAGAAGATAGAACTTTAGATTATAATCAAATTCTTCAAGATATTATTAAAAGAGATTATGATGATATGAATAGAGAGCATTCTCCTTTAAAAAAAGCAGAAGATGCTGTAGAAATTGATACAAATAATTTAACATTTGATGAGGTATTAAATAAAATATTAGAGCTGGTGAAAAAATATGAGTGCATATGCAAAAATTAATTTGGATGCTTTTGAAAGAAATTTAAATATTATTTTAGAAAAAATACCATCTGAAAAGTTGATGGCCATTGTTAAAGCAAATGCTTATGGACATGGTGTTATAAGAATAGTAGATAAAGCTGTGGAATTAGGAATAAATTTTTTCGGTGTTGCAAGGCTTGAAGAGGCAGAAGAAATATTAAAAATATTCCCTAATGTTAATGTCTTAGTCTTATCACCAATTTTAAAACATGAGATTAAAGATGTAGCAAAAAAAGGAATACATTTAACAATATCTAATTTTGAAGATATTGAATACATTTTAAAAAATAAAATTGAAGGTAAATTCCACTTTGCTCTAGAAACTGGTATGGGTAGAATTGGATTTATAGAAAATGAAATAGGAAAAGCTTATGAAATGCTAAAGCCCATAGGAATTTTCTCACATTTATCTTCAGCAGATAGTGACCCTAATTATACAAAATTGCAATTAGAAAAATTTAATAGAGTAGTTCAAAACTTAGATGTAAAATATAAGCATGTATTAAATAGTTTTGGAAGTATGAAAAATGATTTAGATTATGATTTATATAGAGTTGGAATTATCATGTATGGTGCTGAGATGACAGATATATTTGAACCAGTTATGACTTTTTATGCTAGAGTAAATCATATTAAAGTTTTGGAAGAAGACACATATATAGGTTATTCTAAAACATATTTAGCTCATAAAGGAGATGTTATTGCAACCGTAGCATGTGGTTATGCAGATGGTATGCATAGAGCAATGTCAAATAAATCAAAAGTATATTTTGATGGAAAATTATATAAAATAATAGGAAATGTATGTATGGATCAATTTATGATTAAAGCAGATAAAAATATAAAAGTAGGAGAATATGTTGAAATATTTGGTGAAAATATTTTAGTTGCAGATTTAGCAAAAGAAATTAATACAATCAGTTATGAACTTTTATGTGCAGTATCTGCAAGAGTACATAGAATTTATTGGACGGAGGAAATATGATATTAGATATATTGATAGTTGTACTAGTATTATTTTTTGTAATAATGGGATACAAAAATGGTTTTGTAAAGTCAGCTTTTAACTTAATCAAATTAGTTATAGTTGTCTATTTTACACCTATGTTTCTACCTACGGTAGAATTATTAACAAATATTAAAGCAGATAATATTATTGTAAGATATATAGCATATATAATTATATTCATTATATTATATTTTATAGTATCAATAATAATAAATATACTTACAAAATTAATTAATATAACACCTTTTGGAATTGTAAATAAATTATTAGGTGCAATGTTTGGTTTAATTAAATCAAGTATTATAATAGTATTAACAATAATAATACTTTTATTTACAGCAACAAAAGTAGAAAAAGCGAAAGAGATATTAGATGACTCAATTTTAGTAGAATATATCTCTATTTATTCTGGAAAGTATAATGCTTTATTTCCAGGATTTATAAAATATAAATTAGATGAGTTTAGAGAAGAAAATCTAGAAAAGAATTTCAAAAGAAGTCTTTTAAAAGAGATAAAAGAAGGGATATAATTAAATGATAAAAATATTAGATATATTAGGAATAAAAACACTGATAAATAAGATTGAGGATGATAGTTCTTTTACTTTATCGGTTTGTTTTAATACAGGTTCTGTAAATGAAAGGGATAATGAAAAAGGACTATCTCATATGTTAGAACATATGTTATTTACAGGAACAAATAAAAGAGATAATTTTGAAATTTCAGAGGAAATGGATTTTTATGGAGCTAAGTATAATGCATATACTTCAAAAGAAATAACAAATTATTATTTTACATCTTTATCAAGTAAACAAGAGCTAACTTCAGAAATATTTTTTGATATGTTAACAGATCCAATATTTCCTGAAGATCAAATAAAAAAAGAAAAAGAAATAATATTTGAAGAAATAAAAATGAATAAAGATGATATTTGGACGGTTGTTTATGAAGAAATGCAAGAAAAACTTTTTGAAGGTAATTTAAAATATAATATTCTTGGATCTGA includes these proteins:
- the cmk gene encoding (d)CMP kinase → MIIAIDGPSGSGKSSVAKEIAKKLDIAHLDTGAMYRLLGYKLIKDKIDMANVKDVLKDLNIDIKGNTFYLDNQDVSKEIRMNEVSMMASAVSKIKEVREFMVNMQREISKNKSVILDGRDIGTVVFPNADLKIYLNASAEVRANRRFLEDRTLDYNQILQDIIKRDYDDMNREHSPLKKAEDAVEIDTNNLTFDEVLNKILELVKKYECICKN
- the alr gene encoding alanine racemase, with the translated sequence MSAYAKINLDAFERNLNIILEKIPSEKLMAIVKANAYGHGVIRIVDKAVELGINFFGVARLEEAEEILKIFPNVNVLVLSPILKHEIKDVAKKGIHLTISNFEDIEYILKNKIEGKFHFALETGMGRIGFIENEIGKAYEMLKPIGIFSHLSSADSDPNYTKLQLEKFNRVVQNLDVKYKHVLNSFGSMKNDLDYDLYRVGIIMYGAEMTDIFEPVMTFYARVNHIKVLEEDTYIGYSKTYLAHKGDVIATVACGYADGMHRAMSNKSKVYFDGKLYKIIGNVCMDQFMIKADKNIKVGEYVEIFGENILVADLAKEINTISYELLCAVSARVHRIYWTEEI
- a CDS encoding CvpA family protein, which codes for MILDILIVVLVLFFVIMGYKNGFVKSAFNLIKLVIVVYFTPMFLPTVELLTNIKADNIIVRYIAYIIIFIILYFIVSIIINILTKLINITPFGIVNKLLGAMFGLIKSSIIIVLTIIILLFTATKVEKAKEILDDSILVEYISIYSGKYNALFPGFIKYKLDEFREENLEKNFKRSLLKEIKEGI